GCTTTGTTGGAGAAGTGTGCTGCCACTGCAATGAGTTCAAAACTTATTCATCAACAGAAGGACTTTTTCAGTAAAATGGTTGTGAATGCTGTTCTGCAATTGGACGAGCTTCTCCCACTTAACATGATTGGTATTAAGAAGGTAAAAATTATCtgtaaaatatgtaaatgtgTACTAGAAAACCTTGGCAATATAAAGTTGCAAAACTAAACTGTTGCTCACTTATAGGTGGCTGGTGGTTCTCTGGAAGATTCTCTCCTAGTCGCCGGTGTAGCTTTCAAAAAAACATTCTCGTATGCTGGCTTTGAAATGCAGCCAAAGACATATAAACCATGTAAAATTGctttattgaatattgaattgGAGCTTAAGGCAGAGCGGGATAATGCCGAGGTCAGAGTGGACAATGTGGCAGAATATCAGAAGATCGTCGATGCAGAATGGCAAATTTTGTATCAGAAGCTGGACAAAATCCACCAAAGTGGAGCTAATGTTGTGCTGTCTAAGCTGCCGATAGGAGATGTAGCAACCCAGTACTTTGCAGACAGAGACATGTTCTGTGCTGGCCGTGTTCCCGACGAGGATTTGAAGAGAACCATGAAGGCTTGCGGTGGTGCAGTCATGTCGACTGTTCACGATATAAACGACGCTATTCTCGGAAAATGTGAATCCTTTGAAGAGAAGCAAATTGGTGGAGAGAGGTTGGCAAATATTATCATTGGTATAGattaaatttgattgaaacacTTGCATTGTTGCATTGAAAACTTTTACTCTTATTTCTtcagattcaatttctttGCTGGGTGCTTGAACGCTAAAACTTGCACCCTCGTCCTACGAGGAGGTGCTGAACAATTCTTGGAAGAGACCGAAAGGTCCCTTCACGATGCCATTATGATTGTCAGACGTACAATAAAGAACGATGCGGTTGTTGCTGGCGGTGGTGCTATTGAGATGGAACTATCACGCACCCTCCGTGATTATTCGCGTACCATTGCTGGAAAAGAGCAGCTTCTTATTGGAGCAATTGCACGTGCCTTGGAAGTTATTCCCAGGTATGTAGGTCGCTTTAATTCTATACCTAATGCAACCTACTGATTATGATCTAATGTGGAAATTTAactaggtatgtatgtaccgaCACCCAACTTCCTAGGTTTGAATTGCCCTTGTTCATTATTTACAATTCTGTTCTCTTCTTTCTTGTAGACAACTTTGCGACAATGCCGGATTCGATGCGACGAATATTCTTAACAAATTACGGCAGAAACATCATCAAGGAAACAAATGGTATGGTGTTGACATCAACTCTGAGGACATAGCAGATAATCTAGAAGCCTGCGTATGGGAGCCAGctattgtaaaaattaatgcATTGACGGCCGCGAGCGAGGCTGCTTGTCTAATTCTGTCTGTCGATGAGACAATTAAAAATCCAAAAAGTGGAGGAGGGGATGCACCTCAAATGCCGGTAGGCCGCGGCATGGGAAGACCTATGTAATTATTACATTTATGTGAAAAACTTGTCGACAAAAAACAAATGGTAAATTGCAACTACAGTTTCATAATCTTAGCTGAATAAGATGTCCATCTATTCCATTATCGAGTTTACCAATTTAAGCAGGAACGTTGTTTGAAGACAGTTTGTGCAAATGTGTTGAATGAGCAACGATATCAGATCAGAAATCATAAACGTTTCGCAGAGGCAGTGTTATCTTCGAATTTTCATCACATTGGGGCTGTATTCTACTTAATCAACATTACCGCCTTCTCACTTAACTAatagttacaaaaattcattgcTTGAGTACTATAATCTAGCAGCAATCGCAGCACCTGGCAagagtttatttattgttcgATTGAACAAATATCACATCGCCTGGTGAATAATTCTTCCTGTACGGATTTCATCTATCAACTATCCAACCGATTGTAGGATACGTTTAGCAAGTTTTTTAAATGCAACTACTGTTCATTATGTCTACTTTTATAGTTTGTACCACACCATAATTATTGccaaacaataaataaaagtttaaTATTCACTATTCTCATTAATTGCATTGTAATACTACGTTCTAGGAAAGAGTAACAAAAATGTACCCTAATACTAATGCTCCTAATACTTTATAATTTTACGTAATAATATAGATATTCAATACTGTTCAATataggtaaaaaatatttgtataaccAATTTTGAGAtatgttgtgaatttttccgTTGGCGCGGTTCTTTGCAGGTGCGGACATAAGTAGAACCAAAGTAAATATATCTAAAACTGTTCGGTAGTTAACGAATTGAGGTCTTTAAATCTAATATTTCTacttaataataaaatataatcagtaAATGTTTTCTTTGAAGGTGATTAGATATCGGCCGCTCTATGCTTCTCTACATTCGTCGAGATTTATCAGGTATTTATTAAACCTAAATACGTATCAGAAATTGGAAATTAGAGGTTAAATTATAAGATATGCGGCTTGGCGATGTGCAACCATCCTAGATTTATAGAGTCTGTGGCTACAGACTTGCACGCATGGCGATATTATTGGGGGTCTGCTGTTAGATCTGATCTAATCTGACCAATGAAACTGCTTCGTATTATCCAATTGGAAATTgaatagttaaaaaatttgtacaaggTGGATTTAGCTTCATAGCGCGGCAGTTCTTTTGACTTGTTCACTGTGTGTTGGCACGGGATGAAAGGGTGTTCGAATAGGTTATTCACATTGGTCGCCCATGACGTGTTTCAGCTCATTCCAACTTATTCACGTTCTTTGTCATGGTATTAGGACCTTGACTCCCTTCTTTTCTGACTCCTCGCTTGATTCCGAGGACGCATTTTTGCATTACGATTAACCCCGCGGGTTATGTTTAgcaattcaatatttatgtgttgttattataatcaatGAGTGCAAACGggaagaaataaattcaagGCACGAGTTTGCACTGGTCTGTAGGCAGCACCTGACAGTTTCATAGCGATATTCGTGAAATTTGTCGGTTGATTAGCCAGCTGTTATCGATTTGTcatgtaaacaaattttttttttcatcaattgaaATACAAGTCATTACGGAGACTCTGTGTCAAAACGTTGATATAAATCCAAACGAGGCTCCCGTATGCAAGTTAGTAAATATTTGCACTGTTTTTTGCTATAAAACTAACTGTTTACCAATCCTTGAAGGGTTTTACCAAATCTTtacattaatattttcatatattgattaaaatatttaatgatTATATTGCATCTATTTAAGGCGAGAGTCGTCAGAGGTAACCGCTACGATGGCAACATCACCTGTTCAGACAAATGATACGATTCGATTTAATGACATAAGCAAATCCCAGAATGATAAAAGGCTTTATAGGGGTCTTATATTACCCAACAAAATGAAGGTATTACTCATAAGCGATTCAACAACTGACAAAAGTGCTGCATCGCTTGATGTTAATGTTGGTAAGCTATCAACTTGATTTTCTTGTAGCTCTTTACTTAAGTCACTATATCTACCGCTCAATTTCAGGATGCATGAGCGATCCTGCAGATCTTCCCGGTTTGGCCCACTTCTGTGAGCACATGCTTTTCCTTGGAACAGAGAAATTTCCAGCTGAAAATGAATATGGAAAATACCTGTCAGAACATGGTGGGCAAAGTAACGCGGTTACTTTCCCAGATCACACGAATTACTACTTTGACGTGACTCCAGAAAGCTTGTCTGGAGCCTTGGATAGGTTTTCTCAGTTCTTTCTGAAACCATTGTTCACTGAGACAGCTACCGAGAGGGAATTGAATGCTGTTAATCTTGagcatgaaaaaaatataaccaaTGACACTTGGCGAATAGATCAGTTGGAAAAATCATCTGCAAATCCAAATCATGCATACTCGAAATTTGGAACAGGAAATAAAGAGACATTGGATGTAATTCCTAAGAAAAATGGTATCAATGTCAGGGatgaattgttgaaatttcacaaagaGTGGTATTCAGCCAATATCATGTCGCTGAGTGTACTTGGAAAAGGTCAGTTACTTTTTTCACCTCACGGTGTTTCTGCAACCCTAATACTACCCTAAAAGATTGAGTAATCTTATTTTTCAAGCATTTCAATGAACCAAGAAATAGACTTTATATTTACGACATGTTACTTCTGTAGAAAGTCTTGATGAATTGGAAACCTTAGTTACTAAACTATTTTCTAATGTCGAAAATCTTGACGTCGATGTACCGACTTGGGATGAACACCCATTTTCTAAGGAGAACTTTCAAACAAGATGGTATATTGTACCCATCAAAGATGTGAGAAATCTGAACATGACATTTCCGATACCTGATTTACGTGAACATTTCAGATCTGCAGTAAGTTGTTGAATTAAGTACTCATTGGCTGAATTGGCAATCAGCATACTAGttatattattgtttattagGATAGCATATCTAAATacacataaaatatttttacatactaATAGTAAGTTGATGCTAATTTTCACAGTCATATCATCGCGATATTGTCCGATAAgataatttgtaatatttcgtTCTTAGCCAgcaaattatatttcacatcTCCTTGGGCATGAGGGTGAGGGTTCGCTATTGTCTGCATTAAAAGCTAAAGGTTGGAGTAATTCTTTGGTATCCGGACAACGGCAGGCAGCCAGaggttttggtttttttggCACCTATGTTGATCTAACCGAAGAGGGTATCAAACACATCGATGACATTGTCACACTAACTTTTCAATACattaatttgatgaaaaaagaaggtcCCGTATCATGGATATTTGAAGTAAGAGCTCGTTAATTTATCGTTGGAAAGTTTTTATTCCTGATTACTAATAACATCTCTCGTTTATCGTTCTTCACACTTTATGCATTGATATTTGTTATAGGAATGCAAAGATATAGCTGCAATGAACTTCCGTTTCAAAGAAAAGTCATCACCACGTAGTTGGGTAAATTCAACTGTACATTGTTTGCAAGAGTATCCTATGCAAGAAATATTGACAGGGCCTCGGCTGTTGAGGGAATGGAAGCCAGAGTTAATTGAGATGGTTCTGGGTTATCTGACTCCAGAAAATGTTAGAATCTCTGTCGTAGCGCAGCAGTATGAGGACATTGCTAATGAAAAGGAAACCTGGTATGGAACTCGgtatatgaaagaaaaaataccaaatGACATTATTGAGAAATGGCGGAATGCAGGTTTAAACTCGGATCTACGACTTCCAGCTAAAAACGAATTCATACCAGCAAATTTTGAGCTAAAGCCACAAGAGCCTGACGTAAGTACCAAGCTTGTTCGGTTAgttattaatttacttttatcaGCGAAATCTTTGACGACatgatgaaatattacaattgGTCTTACAGGCAAACAAATTCCCAGTAATTATTGAAGATACAGCGCTAATGCGAGTTTGGTTCAAGCAAGATGATGAATTTCTCTTGCCTAAAGCTAATCTTAGCTTCGACTTTGTTAGGTGAgcaatttatttgattttatacaaaatcTTGATATGAATATCCGCATTAAGCTGCAGAATTTAGACAATGCatatgtacctacctacctcaTATAtgaatcaattgaaaaattctgaccAATGTGATTAATTAGTATTTGATCTGATTTGTATTGTGACTTCAATCTGAAAATTCCAGTAAAGAAAACTTTAATATCAGTTTTTAGCATAACATATATTTTCAGTCCTTTGGCGTATATGGATCCAGTAAGTTGCAATCTAGCCTACATGTTTGTGCAGCTGTTTTGTGATTCGCTAAACGAATATGCCTATGCGGCTGATCTTGCAGGATTGAAATGGGAACTTAGTAATAGCAAATATGGAATGATTGTGAGTAATTAATTGATATGATATGTTATGCAAATTGCCAttgcacttttttttgtattttgtgtCGGTGGTGACAAGCTTATGCTATTTTACCAACACATCATTAGActagttattttttcatccagcTAGGAATTGGAGGCTATAATGACAAACAACACGTTTTGCTCGAGAAAATTATTGATCGAATGGTCAGTTTTAGAATTGATGTACAACGATTTGAcattataaaagaaaatgtaagTAGATCATtatatgataaattttttgtttataacacTATTCGATAACCAGTAAGAATATTATCAGTGCTGGTATTGCAGGCATCTTGATTttctgtgaatatttttttcaccgtgtTGGTTTTAGTATATTAGAGgcctgaaaaattttgatgctGAGCAACCCTATCAACATGCCGTTTATTATTTGGCAGTTTTGCTAGCAGAAACTGTTTGGACCAAGGATGAACTGTTAGATGCAACTTCACGTGAGTAAGatggaaatttcatttatgTGATTACATTAAAGACTGAACTACAGTATATCTGTAGCGTTGTTGGGcgtatttttgtaattaattaaatacaaattataacttatttgtaattaaatcgaaatcaattttaaattacttttttaatttgtaattgatttcGTTCAAATTACTCTTTCGTTACAttacatttgtaatttgtactTCGAATGTAATTAGTTGTGGAACGTAATTGGATGCTCCCAACCAACACTGATCTGTATAAGCTAATGAAAAGTAAGTTTCAAGCAACGTAATTAAATATTAACGTTCACAAAACATTATGATTTCAGATTTGACAGTGGAAAGGGTTCAACAATTTATACCACAAATTCTAGGAAAAATGCATATTGAATGTTTAGTCCATGGAAATGTGACCAAGTCGGAAGCATTAGATATTGTCAAACTTGTTGAATCAAGATTGACTAATACGTTGCCGCAAGTTACACCGTTATTGCCTCGACAATTAGTTTTACACCGGGAAGTGAGATTAGACGATGGTAAGTGTAATAGCTGTTAGTCCAGTATAGTTTGGTAATTGCAAATTAGTGGATAATAAAATGCATGACGTATTAATTTGAATTACCAAATTTCAGGTTGTCACTTCCTTTACGAGATCGAGAACAAATTACACAGAAGTTCATGTGCCGAAGTATACTACCAATGTCATCTTCAGGCAACAGAATCAAACATGCTTCTAGAGTTATTGGTCCAAATTATAACTGAACCCTGCTTTAATACTTTGCGGACAAAAGAACAGCTTGGCTACATCGTATTTAGTGGAATAAGAAGAACAAACGGTGCGCAAGGTCTGAGAATCATTGTGCAAAGTGACAAGCATCCCCAGTATGTTGAACAAAGAATAGAAGCCTTTTTGCAGTCGATGTTGGTGAGTTTCCTGGATTAAAATTAACGTTTGTTTGTCGTTTCAAACTGATCTTTGGTTGTTTTGTTACTTATTATTCACATTCCTGTGTACATCcgatttttttgcttttccaGGGGCAGCTAGTTGATATGTCAGAAGAAGAATTTCACAGACACAAAGAGGCTTTGGCTATAAAAAGATTGGAGAAACCAAAAATGATGAGCACTTTATCGGCTTTGTTTTGGTCCGAAATATCAACACAACAATACAATTTCGATAAAGCTAACATCGAAGTATCCTACATGAGAACGATAACGAAAGAAATggtcattcaattttataaggTATGTTTCTCGTTCTTGCCGATTTAATCAGAATCACTGTATTATCTcgtgttaaaaaatgatttacagATGTATAGCTACAAATAGCGTtacgtattttatattttaggACGCTATACACAGTTCATCCCCAAGTAGACACAAGCTTTCAGTCCATGTAGTTTCAATGGTGGAAGGTGGTGCTGGACATGCAGAGGCAAACGTTGCAGAGGAAGGATCAACCCCCTCTACGGAAACCAGCCCAAATACACCCCATAGAATTAAGGATGTGATGTCATTTAAATCTAGCCAGGCATTATATCCTCTACTGCAGCCATTCATTGATATACCCAGAAAAGGTCGAAGATCGAAGTTATAATGTTCGGGTACAGTGATTAAGTACATGTGATGCTCCACGCCTAGGTCTTTAAAATGTTGCGAATTGATAGAGTCATGACATGTATTTCAGGAGAGGCATAAACTTTTCTCATCTTAGGTCTATATGCCATAGCCTTGAGTATTATCTAATCACATCGATCCAACAGCCTTGACTGAACGATTACGATATGGAATTATTGGTCACTAGtccctttttgtttttttcaatacgacaGGGAAATTTGTTCAcgatttcaaagaaaaactttcaaacagaaaaattatgtCATAAATCAACCGTTGCGTTAGAAAATTAGATATCTACGTGTATCCATGATTAATATGCATGCAATTTGTTTATGTTACACCCGAATTGgtaataatttgtaatttgcaCCTCAATCACTGTTACACGTTTGAAAGTGATAACAGGAAGCAAACCTTAAAAAAACTTCCAAATTCATCGGCAGTCACTTGGTACATACATTCTACATACGTACAGTAAATAAAGTGCAATAgaatatttgattatttttgtaGTAGCAGTGAGCGATTAAATCgctaatgaattttcaaataaagaacatcattacaaaattataattctttCGTTATCAACATAACCATTCATGTTGTGTGCCAACGAAAAAACCAAACtatagttttcaaaatattgtcaCAGCTGCTTCTATGATCTCGGAGCAAAATGGACGAACACTATTCTTTGTCTTCAGCTGTGTGTGtattacaattattcatttttcggaAGTCGTTCCTGGTTCTAATAGAGctaaataaatttgatttttctcccGCGTCTGAAGCATCGTACTGCTAGCCTGATAATTGCAATTGATATctattcgattgaaaaaagatgGGCTTTGAATTGCCCAGTTATCAACTCTATTTGGGTCATTTCTTTGACTGAGGTTGCGGCACATAAACACGGATCAGGTCCTGTTTCCTCGGGCAAAACAGAAAATGGTCGTTGATGAGGTTAATCTGGAATCAATTGGAGCAGTATTATAACCTGCAAAGTATACCCATTAACGTGAATTTGACCAAACTCTgcagaaaaaaagtaacaaaaaagtTTGCGTCAAGAAATGGTCGTTGTTATGTGTAACTCTGGGCTTCTGAAACCATTTCCTTCTCCAGTATACAATTAATTCCTTCTAAAGTCAGTTGATCGTTGTGTTAAAACAGAGACTTTCTCTTAACGGTCGTAGccattaaattgaaattagaattatacatcataagtttaataaataatactgGAGTATTTTGTTATTCGAGCAATTTCTTAAACAAAATGTCATGACTGAACAAACTAAACCAGAGTTTGCAAAGaagaatatcttgaaaaaacaattggaAGCTTGAAACTTCCAATTGCTTGAAGCTAGCATGATTCaaatgaggaaaaaacgaTTCCGGATAGTTTGTTACACTAGGTAGACAGTTAACCAGAAAATTGAGTTGATGCAACGGGAATTAGTCGGAAATAATAGCATTAACCGTTATTTGCATGAACAATCTTTCCTTGGACACAAATAACGTTTTATTAATACAATTGCATATAACTGCACATTATTAGCTATACATTTTGTCTTTCGGAGTAAACTCTTACGCTGTGGGCCTGGCTtacagtgtaaaaaaaaaaactgatacggcagacgtttgaaaaaattcaccgagAAGGAAGTGATTTTCAgtcgaaaaagtttgaaaatcttttccaaattttgaatgaCGATAATTAAGTGCGTAaccaatttatatttttgggTGCACGGGTACGTCCAGTGTTACTTTTTATGAGGTTTCGAAATAACGTAATGATGTGTCATACACCAGGCTGTGTAACAGCTATTTTTCCTCTacgggaaagaaaaattcagtcaaaTTTACAGgtacgattattattcatgGAAGTCAAGAAAGTGATGACACTaactctttctttttcagttTGACGACATGGTGGGAGGAGGATGATGTTCACAATGGTTAAGGATTAGTCTCATAATCAGGATATCTGTCGAGTGTACTCGGTGTTGGTTGGCAGTGACAGTCGACAAATTACTTCGTACAGGAAACATCATGCGATACAATTGTACGATTATTGCTTTCCGAGTTTTCTCGCGGATATTTGAAAACACTTTAATCATTTCGAAGTAGTGGTATGAGCCTATAGTTTGTTCCTAGTAAGTTCATTTAGATTTActtgtttttattcataaattgTGTGTGTACAGTTTACACGATCACGATATACCTATAAAAGCGTGCCGGATTTTCAAACATATTAAATATACCAACTTTGGTATATTTTTGGTAACTGCAGATTGTGCTGCTGGAAATATATCTTTTGTGCGAGTGTCTAACTGTATGTCATAAATTTAACAATCAATCCTCAgatataagaataaaattactaataaaatagttttttttccacagatTTGCTGTAGAAAGTAGGTGTGTTTATGTGTACAGAGTtcagaaaaacttttatagtTTTTAGAGTGCTTACATACCTTTTGTAATTAATATCACTACGTTAGGTGATCATCATAACATAAGATTACTTTAGGTTCATGTTTTCGCGGGACGTTCTGACCTACCGATCAAGGTGATAATCTTGTAAACAGGATAAATGTGCCGGTCTGCCTAGCCAGCCTGGCCTAAACATGGAAACAAGCTGCCTCAGCGCCTGCAGAGAGGCAATCGGAGTTACAATTTGCCATCTCAGGAACAAAATTGTAACACCTGGTTGCCTATGTGTAGGCGTCGAGGTGGCTTGTTTCTATGTTTGGGCTCGATATGTCTCACGGTACGTTGGCCATGTTACGTTGCAGCGCAGGGCGAACTTGAATGTCATAATTATGctggaattaaattttatgaattctGGTATACATGTGCCAAATGGTGTGGGAAATAGGTAGCTTTTATAGGAAAAGGCCTGCATGCTTTacgttaaaatttattcggagaaaatatgttgaaaaatcattcGTGTGTAGCGGAAAAATATCGTCAAGTCACTAATTTATTGCTCTGAAAGCTactcgtttgaaattttaaatagtacTACAAAAAGGACAGTATAATTCTCACACGTTAGTAAAATCTGCCTTATACAAAGAATTTCAATATCGTACGTTTAATTGAGACATGGCTGTGGCAGCACAGCGATTTTGATACTATCATCCCATACAGCATCGAGACGTTGCAGCAACATAACTTTGCAATATTGGCAATGATTGCGCTTATATTGCGTAATGTTACCGCAATGTCCGAGTCTCCGCCATTCATTGCataagaacaaaaatattcctgaaatattgcagaaatttgttttttcaaatttcatacatGTGTATCATACTGGTGAAATAAGTTATATACAAAATTACAGATAAAACTTTTATTATGACATTTGTACTGCAGCTGCCTATTTAAATATCCATGGAGTCTTTTTAAACAGAATTACATATCCGAAAATGTACATGattgatcatttttaaattgtctTGTAGATCCAAAACAATTTGTCTTTCGATTTCTTGCAAACTCCTCATCAAATTTCTCGGTGTGGAAAAGCCGATTATCGGTTTAGATTTTTTCGTCACTTTACTTAGTGGGGATTTCAATGCTCGCAATCATTTTTGGAGCAGCAACGTTATACATAAtgaagacgatttttttcttgaccttGGTGAATTGTTGGCTAATAAtgttcttggatatgaaggtcgaGACACTTCTTTTCATTGTGTTAACGTTTCAGCCCtgatgggggccctcctcaaaacaattttatttaaaacatcTGTCACTTATCGTAACCGTAAGGACTCCAAACTTGGTTGTTTTACTGAGAAATACACTTGGTGTATTTTAAATACGTGATTACGCGTACCGTGGATATTTCTCTACCACGTCAAACCTTATACGCAGATGGTTActatccatcaaatattactTCAATTCCCCAACTAAGTGAGGTGCTGATATTCATTTAGCGTTGGTCcaagaaaaaagatttagtTCTAAGAGACTAGTCACAAATC
The Neodiprion fabricii isolate iyNeoFabr1 chromosome 5, iyNeoFabr1.1, whole genome shotgun sequence genome window above contains:
- the LOC124183245 gene encoding insulin-degrading enzyme isoform X2 — its product is MATSPVQTNDTIRFNDISKSQNDKRLYRGLILPNKMKVLLISDSTTDKSAASLDVNVGCMSDPADLPGLAHFCEHMLFLGTEKFPAENEYGKYLSEHGGQSNAVTFPDHTNYYFDVTPESLSGALDRFSQFFLKPLFTETATERELNAVNLEHEKNITNDTWRIDQLEKSSANPNHAYSKFGTGNKETLDVIPKKNGINVRDELLKFHKEWYSANIMSLSVLGKESLDELETLVTKLFSNVENLDVDVPTWDEHPFSKENFQTRWYIVPIKDVRNLNMTFPIPDLREHFRSAPANYISHLLGHEGEGSLLSALKAKGWSNSLVSGQRQAARGFGFFGTYVDLTEEGIKHIDDIVTLTFQYINLMKKEGPVSWIFEECKDIAAMNFRFKEKSSPRSWVNSTVHCLQEYPMQEILTGPRLLREWKPELIEMVLGYLTPENVRISVVAQQYEDIANEKETWYGTRYMKEKIPNDIIEKWRNAGLNSDLRLPAKNEFIPANFELKPQEPDANKFPVIIEDTALMRVWFKQDDEFLLPKANLSFDFVSPLAYMDPVSCNLAYMFVQLFCDSLNEYAYAADLAGLKWELSNSKYGMILGIGGYNDKQHVLLEKIIDRMVSFRIDVQRFDIIKENYIRGLKNFDAEQPYQHAVYYLAVLLAETVWTKDELLDATSHLTVERVQQFIPQILGKMHIECLVHGNVTKSEALDIVKLVESRLTNTLPQVTPLLPRQLVLHREVRLDDGCHFLYEIENKLHRSSCAEVYYQCHLQATESNMLLELLVQIITEPCFNTLRTKEQLGYIVFSGIRRTNGAQGLRIIVQSDKHPQYVEQRIEAFLQSMLGQLVDMSEEEFHRHKEALAIKRLEKPKMMSTLSALFWSEISTQQYNFDKANIEVSYMRTITKEMVIQFYKDAIHSSSPSRHKLSVHVVSMVEGGAGHAEANVAEEGSTPSTETSPNTPHRIKDVMSFKSSQALYPLLQPFIDIPRKGRRSKL
- the LOC124183246 gene encoding T-complex protein 1 subunit eta isoform X1, with product MQPQIILLKEGTDTTQGKPQLISNINACQMVVDAVRTTLGPRGMDKLIVDQNGKSTISNDGATILKLLDIVHPAAKTLVDIAKSQDAEVGDGTTSVVLLAGEFLKQVKPFIEEGVHPRIIIKAFRRATQLAIEKINSLSVKIEKSNIKEHRALLEKCAATAMSSKLIHQQKDFFSKMVVNAVLQLDELLPLNMIGIKKVAGGSLEDSLLVAGVAFKKTFSYAGFEMQPKTYKPCKIALLNIELELKAERDNAEVRVDNVAEYQKIVDAEWQILYQKLDKIHQSGANVVLSKLPIGDVATQYFADRDMFCAGRVPDEDLKRTMKACGGAVMSTVHDINDAILGKCESFEEKQIGGERFNFFAGCLNAKTCTLVLRGGAEQFLEETERSLHDAIMIVRRTIKNDAVVAGGGAIEMELSRTLRDYSRTIAGKEQLLIGAIARALEVIPRQLCDNAGFDATNILNKLRQKHHQGNKWYGVDINSEDIADNLEACVWEPAIVKINALTAASEAACLILSVDETIKNPKSGGGDAPQMPVGRGMGRPM
- the LOC124183245 gene encoding insulin-degrading enzyme isoform X1, coding for MFSLKVIRYRPLYASLHSSRFIRRESSEVTATMATSPVQTNDTIRFNDISKSQNDKRLYRGLILPNKMKVLLISDSTTDKSAASLDVNVGCMSDPADLPGLAHFCEHMLFLGTEKFPAENEYGKYLSEHGGQSNAVTFPDHTNYYFDVTPESLSGALDRFSQFFLKPLFTETATERELNAVNLEHEKNITNDTWRIDQLEKSSANPNHAYSKFGTGNKETLDVIPKKNGINVRDELLKFHKEWYSANIMSLSVLGKESLDELETLVTKLFSNVENLDVDVPTWDEHPFSKENFQTRWYIVPIKDVRNLNMTFPIPDLREHFRSAPANYISHLLGHEGEGSLLSALKAKGWSNSLVSGQRQAARGFGFFGTYVDLTEEGIKHIDDIVTLTFQYINLMKKEGPVSWIFEECKDIAAMNFRFKEKSSPRSWVNSTVHCLQEYPMQEILTGPRLLREWKPELIEMVLGYLTPENVRISVVAQQYEDIANEKETWYGTRYMKEKIPNDIIEKWRNAGLNSDLRLPAKNEFIPANFELKPQEPDANKFPVIIEDTALMRVWFKQDDEFLLPKANLSFDFVSPLAYMDPVSCNLAYMFVQLFCDSLNEYAYAADLAGLKWELSNSKYGMILGIGGYNDKQHVLLEKIIDRMVSFRIDVQRFDIIKENYIRGLKNFDAEQPYQHAVYYLAVLLAETVWTKDELLDATSHLTVERVQQFIPQILGKMHIECLVHGNVTKSEALDIVKLVESRLTNTLPQVTPLLPRQLVLHREVRLDDGCHFLYEIENKLHRSSCAEVYYQCHLQATESNMLLELLVQIITEPCFNTLRTKEQLGYIVFSGIRRTNGAQGLRIIVQSDKHPQYVEQRIEAFLQSMLGQLVDMSEEEFHRHKEALAIKRLEKPKMMSTLSALFWSEISTQQYNFDKANIEVSYMRTITKEMVIQFYKDAIHSSSPSRHKLSVHVVSMVEGGAGHAEANVAEEGSTPSTETSPNTPHRIKDVMSFKSSQALYPLLQPFIDIPRKGRRSKL